Proteins from a genomic interval of Treponema brennaborense DSM 12168:
- the scpB gene encoding SMC-Scp complex subunit ScpB: MEIQLEKETALIEAILFLESEPQDENSLARISEMSKDVVDEVLERLKARYAAEDSGIELSRISGGWVLSPKKEMWGFLKERYGKKNESRLSRAAMETLSIIAYSQPITRAEIEAIRGVSADNMIRILTERNLIKEVGKKDIPGKPVQFGTTKEFLKFFRLNSIADLPRLDETESERFELAR; the protein is encoded by the coding sequence ATGGAGATTCAATTGGAAAAAGAAACGGCATTGATAGAGGCGATATTGTTTCTCGAGTCGGAACCTCAGGATGAAAATTCGCTCGCCCGTATTTCCGAAATGTCGAAAGACGTCGTGGACGAGGTTTTGGAACGGCTGAAAGCGCGCTATGCGGCCGAGGATTCGGGGATAGAACTTTCGCGTATTTCCGGCGGCTGGGTGTTGTCGCCTAAAAAAGAAATGTGGGGATTTTTGAAAGAACGGTACGGCAAAAAGAACGAAAGTCGGCTGTCCCGTGCGGCGATGGAAACGCTTTCCATCATCGCGTATTCCCAACCTATTACGCGTGCCGAAATCGAAGCGATCCGCGGCGTTTCGGCCGACAACATGATACGTATTTTGACAGAACGGAACCTGATAAAGGAAGTCGGCAAAAAAGATATTCCGGGAAAACCCGTACAATTCGGAACGACGAAAGAGTTTCTGAAATTCTTCAGATTGAACAGCATCGCCGATTTGCCGCGGCTCGATGAAACTGAAAGCGAGAGGTTTGAACTTGCCCGTTAA
- a CDS encoding pseudouridine synthase, with amino-acid sequence MKLKARGLNLPVNSSADQSQPESLRLQVYLAHCGVASRRSCETYIADGRVSVNGTVVTVPGTKVLPDDTVCVDGKRVTLEETKRYVLLNKPAGFVCSLSDEKGRQTAASLLEPHYSERLYNVGRLDMFSAGLVLFTNDGEFAARVSHPSSEMEKEYVVDTSLPVPPALAEKFVKGIRVDNVFYRCKSAERLNSRRMRIVLIEGKNREIRRVFEAFNIGVKQLVRIRIGNLNIQGLGPGEFRDLTAAEVADILALCRG; translated from the coding sequence ATGAAACTGAAAGCGAGAGGTTTGAACTTGCCCGTTAATTCTTCTGCGGATCAATCGCAGCCTGAATCGCTGCGATTGCAGGTATATTTGGCGCATTGCGGCGTTGCCAGCCGCCGTTCGTGCGAAACGTACATAGCCGACGGCCGCGTTTCGGTCAACGGAACGGTCGTGACGGTTCCCGGTACGAAGGTGCTGCCCGACGATACCGTTTGCGTCGACGGAAAACGCGTTACACTCGAAGAAACGAAGCGGTACGTCCTGCTGAATAAACCGGCCGGTTTCGTGTGTTCTCTTTCCGATGAAAAAGGAAGACAAACCGCCGCGAGTCTGCTGGAACCGCATTATTCGGAGCGTCTGTACAACGTGGGACGGCTGGATATGTTTTCTGCCGGATTGGTTCTGTTTACGAACGACGGCGAATTCGCCGCGCGGGTATCACATCCGTCTTCTGAAATGGAAAAAGAATACGTCGTCGACACCAGTTTGCCGGTACCGCCGGCTCTTGCGGAGAAATTCGTAAAAGGTATCCGCGTTGACAACGTTTTTTACCGATGCAAGTCGGCTGAGCGGCTGAATTCCCGCAGAATGCGGATCGTCTTGATAGAAGGAAAAAACCGTGAAATACGCCGTGTGTTTGAAGCGTTTAACATAGGCGTAAAGCAGCTCGTCCGTATCAGAATCGGCAACCTGAACATACAGGGTCTCGGGCCCGGTGAGTTCAGGGATCTGACGGCGGCGGAAGTCGCTGATATTTTGGCATTATGCAGAGGATAG
- the cmk gene encoding (d)CMP kinase, protein MVVAIDGPAGSGKSTIARLIADKLGITFLNSGSFYRGITLSLLRAGTDLSDNERILALARSLDIDYVRSRLVINGEDVEDLLHSDAVDAHAAQISAIVALRHIVNDKIRQITRSLSVVCEGRDMTTVVFPDADYKFYLDASIDVQAERRFKQGVSSLSLEEIRESIKKRDEIDKNKAEGSLKIAADAVYIDTSDLTIEQVCEIIISKIHI, encoded by the coding sequence ATGGTAGTTGCCATAGACGGTCCCGCCGGATCCGGTAAAAGTACGATCGCGCGCCTTATCGCCGATAAACTCGGTATTACGTTTTTGAATTCCGGCAGTTTTTATCGCGGCATTACGCTGTCGCTGCTGCGCGCCGGAACGGATTTATCCGATAATGAACGGATTTTGGCGCTCGCCCGTTCGCTCGACATCGATTACGTCCGCTCCCGGCTGGTGATAAACGGCGAGGACGTGGAAGATCTGCTGCACAGCGACGCGGTCGACGCGCACGCCGCGCAGATATCGGCGATCGTCGCGCTCAGGCATATCGTAAACGATAAGATCCGGCAGATAACGCGGTCGCTGAGCGTCGTGTGCGAAGGTCGCGACATGACTACCGTCGTGTTTCCGGACGCCGACTATAAGTTTTATCTGGATGCGTCTATCGACGTACAGGCGGAACGTCGATTTAAACAAGGGGTAAGCAGCCTTTCATTGGAAGAAATCAGGGAAAGCATAAAAAAAAGGGATGAAATTGATAAAAACAAGGCGGAAGGTTCGTTAAAAATCGCCGCCGACGCCGTGTATATTGATACTTCGGACTTGACCATTGAACAGGTTTGTGAGATAATAATTAGTAAAATTCACATATAA
- a CDS encoding segregation and condensation protein A encodes MTIDEQAREVRNFVLGDFEGPLDLLLFLIKKNEVNIYDIPVAQITEQFLEYLDYAVTPDLDNLTDFYSMAADLLYIKSRMLLPVEVTFGEDEMEDPRQELVDKLIEYQKFKKLSALMEEKEDESEWSFERKKIQRVLPFEEDSLWERVDTWDLLQDMQKIFKNMVSAYSSEKILDMYEEISVNEKITLMNEIFENKGECFFTDLIVRKGNIMDVVCAFMAVLEAVKFKMACIYQNRMFGDIKICPYKAA; translated from the coding sequence ATGACGATAGACGAACAGGCGCGTGAAGTCAGGAATTTCGTATTGGGCGATTTTGAAGGTCCGCTCGATTTGCTTCTTTTTCTGATAAAGAAAAACGAAGTGAATATTTACGATATTCCCGTTGCCCAGATAACGGAGCAGTTCCTGGAGTATCTGGATTATGCGGTAACTCCCGATCTTGATAATCTGACGGACTTTTATTCTATGGCGGCTGATTTGCTGTATATCAAATCGCGTATGCTGCTGCCGGTTGAAGTAACGTTCGGAGAAGATGAAATGGAAGATCCGCGGCAGGAACTCGTTGACAAGCTGATTGAATACCAGAAGTTCAAAAAACTGTCCGCGCTTATGGAAGAAAAGGAAGACGAGTCCGAATGGAGTTTTGAACGCAAAAAAATCCAGCGGGTGCTGCCGTTTGAAGAAGACAGTTTGTGGGAACGTGTCGACACCTGGGATCTGCTTCAGGATATGCAGAAAATCTTTAAAAATATGGTTTCAGCGTATTCGTCGGAAAAGATTCTCGATATGTATGAAGAAATTTCCGTAAATGAAAAGATTACGCTGATGAATGAAATATTTGAAAATAAAGGCGAATGTTTTTTTACGGATCTGATCGTCCGTAAGGGAAATATCATGGACGTCGTATGCGCTTTTATGGCCGTACTTGAAGCGGTGAAATTTAAAATGGCGTGTATTTATCAGAACAGAATGTTCGGAGATATAAAAATTTGTCCGTACAAAGCGGCGTAG